One region of Exiguobacterium acetylicum genomic DNA includes:
- a CDS encoding CPBP family intramembrane glutamic endopeptidase: protein MYLFVNGFLLGLLVVLSIIAAVRPVDLTIVPRKEFYPSMVQSSGILCLLLVGGTLISGTRLPEIGLTFFVPSGPVWYATIGLIVLLCIVLLLTATVPAFRKRLLPLYQSEAERLILPRTKEERTGFQMVALMAGVTEELIYRGFLFHTLGLFLPFSEVSFVWIGAILFGIAHRYQGWFAILVTGLIGAGFGYLYLALETLWPLIIIHVLIDLVAVYIYKDDVNS, encoded by the coding sequence ATGTATCTCTTCGTAAATGGTTTTTTACTCGGATTGCTCGTCGTCCTCTCAATCATCGCAGCCGTCCGACCGGTCGATTTGACGATCGTCCCACGCAAGGAATTCTACCCCTCGATGGTCCAGTCGAGCGGCATCTTATGTCTGTTGCTCGTCGGTGGCACGCTGATTAGCGGTACACGGTTGCCGGAAATCGGCTTGACGTTTTTTGTCCCAAGTGGTCCGGTCTGGTACGCGACGATCGGACTGATCGTCTTGCTTTGTATCGTCTTGCTTTTGACAGCGACCGTTCCAGCGTTTCGCAAACGTTTATTGCCGCTCTATCAAAGTGAGGCGGAACGACTGATTCTGCCGCGAACGAAAGAGGAGCGGACCGGGTTCCAAATGGTCGCGTTGATGGCAGGGGTGACGGAAGAGTTGATCTATCGCGGGTTTCTCTTCCATACGCTCGGATTATTTTTACCGTTCTCTGAAGTCAGCTTCGTCTGGATCGGTGCCATCCTGTTCGGGATTGCCCATCGTTATCAAGGGTGGTTCGCGATCCTCGTGACGGGGCTGATCGGAGCTGGGTTCGGCTACTTATACCTAGCACTTGAGACACTCTGGCCGCTGATTATCATCCATGTTTTGATTGATCTCGTTGCCGTCTACATCTACAAGGACGATGTTAATTCCTGA
- a CDS encoding ABC transporter ATP-binding protein, which translates to MLEVKGLQKRYGRKKQVLRDVTFSVGLNEVTCLIGLNGEGKSTILKAILGLIPVDAGTVTVDGKTSRDQIAFVPDLQTMPSYMTIGQALAYMADHYADWNQETAERLLQTFQLFTTDKMANLSKGNKAKFNLVLGFALDRPYILLDEPLAGIDLFMKEQIAWIFSSEFMEGRSILMTTHEIAEVEQVIDRVLFLRDGKIVEVKETDELRGRHHQSVQDRMREVYQG; encoded by the coding sequence GTGCTTGAAGTGAAGGGGTTACAAAAGCGATACGGACGAAAAAAACAGGTCTTACGCGACGTGACGTTCTCTGTCGGTTTAAACGAAGTGACATGTCTGATCGGCTTGAACGGGGAAGGAAAGTCGACGATTTTAAAAGCAATTCTCGGTCTGATTCCGGTAGATGCCGGGACGGTGACGGTCGACGGTAAAACGTCGCGCGACCAGATCGCGTTCGTGCCTGATCTCCAGACGATGCCGAGCTACATGACGATCGGACAAGCGCTCGCGTATATGGCGGATCATTATGCGGATTGGAATCAAGAGACAGCGGAACGGTTGCTGCAGACGTTCCAGCTGTTTACGACGGATAAAATGGCGAACTTATCAAAAGGGAACAAGGCGAAGTTCAATCTTGTCTTAGGATTCGCCCTCGATCGACCGTACATATTACTCGACGAACCGCTCGCAGGAATCGATCTCTTCATGAAGGAACAGATTGCCTGGATTTTCTCAAGTGAGTTCATGGAAGGACGGAGCATCCTGATGACGACTCACGAAATTGCCGAGGTCGAACAGGTGATTGACCGAGTGTTGTTCTTACGGGACGGGAAAATCGTCGAAGTCAAAGAGACGGATGAGTTACGTGGCCGTCATCATCAATCGGTCCAAGACCGGATGCGGGAGGTATATCAAGGATGA
- a CDS encoding ATP-binding cassette domain-containing protein — protein MKLEIEQLSKIYPNRKQALQEITLTLEAGVYALFGENGAGKTTLMKILAGLLRPSQGVIRVDGHVVSPLEETYRERIGYLPQETPLYGDFTATQFLTYLATVKGVPQSVITSRVEQALIDVNLLEQKNQKLRRFSGGMKRRIGIAQLLLNDPDFLIIDEPTAGLDPKERIHFRNVIATIARKRIVLLSTHIVSDVGSIAKDIILMQQGKIIRQANPYTLLDEIATSIWSVDVSDETLLILQETYQMGAIHQTRSGKNRVRIISSDRPHPDAIQEEPQLEDLYLYHLDERMRGA, from the coding sequence ATGAAACTAGAAATCGAACAGTTATCGAAAATCTATCCGAATCGAAAACAAGCGTTGCAGGAGATCACGTTGACACTGGAAGCCGGAGTGTATGCCTTGTTTGGTGAAAATGGAGCAGGGAAGACGACGTTGATGAAGATTCTTGCTGGACTGTTACGTCCATCGCAAGGGGTGATTCGAGTCGATGGTCACGTCGTCTCACCGCTAGAAGAGACGTATCGCGAACGAATCGGGTATTTGCCGCAAGAGACACCGCTTTACGGTGATTTCACGGCAACACAGTTTTTAACGTACTTGGCAACGGTCAAGGGCGTTCCTCAATCCGTCATCACCTCCCGCGTCGAGCAAGCCTTGATCGATGTGAATTTGCTAGAACAAAAAAATCAGAAACTACGTCGCTTCTCAGGTGGAATGAAGCGACGGATCGGGATCGCGCAACTACTGTTGAACGACCCGGACTTTTTGATCATCGATGAACCGACGGCAGGGCTTGATCCAAAAGAACGGATTCATTTTCGGAACGTCATCGCGACGATTGCTCGAAAACGAATCGTCTTACTGTCGACACATATCGTCTCGGACGTTGGGTCGATCGCAAAGGATATCATCCTGATGCAGCAAGGAAAGATCATCCGCCAAGCTAATCCTTATACCTTACTCGATGAAATCGCGACTTCGATCTGGTCCGTCGATGTATCGGACGAGACATTACTCATCTTGCAAGAGACGTACCAAATGGGTGCGATTCACCAAACGCGCTCTGGTAAAAATCGCGTCCGGATCATCTCATCCGATCGACCGCATCCAGATGCGATTCAGGAAGAGCCGCAACTAGAAGATTTATACCTTTATCACTTAGATGAACGGATGCGTGGTGCTTGA
- a CDS encoding ABC transporter permease subunit — MRRELLKVEWQKVKQQKMVWVLLCLVFSVGLIFSFGRMGLPGTERTNAPFEGKLTRDFVKQATEGKKRLMKNDITKAEQDEYGIYLQVLEAERSHRLQSQYIDELRQEARSTTSDVKKRKLEQEASLLAKIDYQRVGNFQTLDQFIVFLGVGGFALLAIVLTLVTATSYSREAQTGMLQLLYSAKHGRKDVLTAKLTLSILLVTGVILVYNIVQWLLFFRQSSGWELPIQFNYHDSPYPLTFGQLYLLAILMQWLVGISLVMTFTFFSLLVRHVLAILILASIWLIGPFVLEKFFGGIMASETISSLLLLTQGQSLMVFVLFRDYLAVPLFGQPIVLPVVVIASSIATILLFGWGCYKLVSRQSA; from the coding sequence ATGAGACGCGAGTTATTGAAGGTCGAATGGCAAAAGGTAAAGCAACAAAAGATGGTGTGGGTTCTCCTGTGCCTCGTGTTCAGCGTCGGGCTGATTTTTTCGTTCGGTCGGATGGGGTTGCCTGGAACGGAACGGACGAATGCACCGTTCGAAGGGAAGCTGACAAGGGATTTCGTAAAGCAGGCAACAGAGGGGAAAAAGCGTTTGATGAAGAACGATATCACGAAAGCAGAACAGGACGAATACGGGATATATTTGCAGGTTCTCGAGGCTGAGCGATCGCATCGATTGCAATCGCAATATATCGACGAATTGCGGCAAGAAGCGCGCTCTACTACATCTGACGTTAAAAAACGAAAACTCGAACAAGAAGCGTCATTGCTTGCGAAGATCGATTATCAACGGGTTGGTAACTTCCAGACACTTGATCAATTCATCGTATTTCTCGGTGTCGGAGGATTTGCGTTGCTGGCGATCGTCTTGACGTTAGTGACCGCGACGAGTTATTCGCGCGAAGCGCAGACCGGGATGTTGCAGTTGCTCTATAGCGCAAAGCATGGTCGCAAAGACGTCCTGACGGCAAAATTAACACTCTCGATCCTGCTCGTCACTGGTGTCATCCTCGTTTACAATATCGTGCAGTGGCTCTTATTTTTCCGTCAGTCGAGCGGCTGGGAGTTACCGATTCAGTTTAACTATCATGATTCTCCATACCCGTTGACATTCGGGCAACTGTATCTGCTCGCTATCTTGATGCAGTGGCTGGTCGGCATCTCGTTAGTCATGACGTTCACGTTTTTCTCGTTACTCGTCCGGCATGTCCTTGCTATTCTGATACTCGCATCGATCTGGTTGATTGGTCCGTTCGTGCTTGAAAAGTTCTTTGGAGGCATCATGGCGAGCGAAACGATCAGCTCACTTCTCCTCCTGACACAAGGGCAGTCATTGATGGTGTTCGTATTGTTTAGGGATTACCTCGCTGTACCGCTATTTGGGCAACCCATTGTCTTACCAGTAGTCGTCATCGCGAGTAGTATCGCGACGATCCTTTTGTTCGGCTGGGGGTGTTACAAGCTGGTCTCGCGTCAGTCTGCCTAA
- a CDS encoding DUF2922 family protein, producing MEHTIVLTFDTVTKKPYRLRIAGAKENATVAEIKAIGDLFVAHDPFMNGVTRLASAELQNSSESAFVL from the coding sequence ATGGAACATACGATCGTCCTGACGTTCGATACGGTGACGAAAAAGCCGTATCGCTTACGCATCGCTGGTGCGAAGGAGAATGCGACCGTGGCTGAGATCAAAGCAATCGGTGACTTGTTCGTCGCTCATGACCCGTTCATGAACGGCGTCACACGTCTCGCGTCCGCCGAATTGCAAAATAGTTCGGAATCGGCATTCGTCTTGTAA
- a CDS encoding DUF1659 domain-containing protein: protein MTQAEEIKTSLVIVFERKDKVTANGDAVVARRRYNGLRSNLPADVVASIGQSIGSLLDGRYALTEISRDYALLKA, encoded by the coding sequence ATGACACAAGCAGAAGAGATCAAGACAAGTCTCGTCATCGTCTTTGAGCGTAAGGACAAGGTGACAGCAAACGGTGATGCCGTCGTCGCACGCCGCCGCTACAACGGCTTACGTTCGAATCTTCCAGCAGACGTCGTCGCTTCGATCGGGCAATCGATTGGCAGCTTACTCGACGGACGCTACGCGCTGACGGAAATCAGCCGTGACTACGCTTTACTGAAGGCATAA
- a CDS encoding potassium channel family protein yields MVWLRFLRKVSFLRMRTLGYASLIFVFGVAGIMYALEPETFGSYFRAVYWTMTTVVTVGYGDFFPNSDTGRILTIFVFIFGIGIVGGLISKLVDGVQLIRNQKERGLLQVKETGHTVVFGYSRRSKHVIESLLEHTDVVLVDDLEREPFSHPRFHYVCGDPALTSTLERAHIEKAVRAIVLADHSIPPVHADGRTLLIASSIERANPNIYTIVEMMLEEHLDSFEQVKVDEVLLGDETIARMAILASHHPGVTKVVTNLLTKDGEGMFSIPTRPEWATYRDAFHALLEEGVTILSDGKRLDLNQRLDETIPKNGTLIVLCSEETAQRIGAI; encoded by the coding sequence ATGGTCTGGTTACGTTTTTTACGAAAAGTCTCGTTTCTACGGATGCGGACGCTCGGATATGCATCGTTGATCTTCGTCTTCGGTGTCGCGGGTATCATGTATGCGCTTGAGCCGGAGACGTTCGGGTCCTACTTCCGCGCTGTCTACTGGACGATGACGACCGTTGTCACGGTTGGATACGGTGACTTCTTCCCGAACTCGGATACCGGTCGGATTCTGACGATCTTCGTGTTCATCTTCGGGATTGGGATCGTCGGTGGATTGATCTCAAAACTGGTCGACGGTGTCCAGTTGATTCGTAATCAAAAGGAAAGAGGGTTGTTACAAGTGAAGGAAACAGGACATACGGTCGTCTTCGGTTACAGTCGACGTTCGAAGCACGTCATCGAGTCATTGCTCGAACATACGGATGTCGTCCTCGTCGACGATCTAGAGAGAGAGCCATTCAGTCATCCCCGGTTCCATTACGTCTGTGGTGATCCGGCGCTGACGTCGACGCTCGAGCGAGCGCACATCGAGAAGGCGGTCCGCGCGATCGTCCTCGCGGATCATTCGATTCCGCCGGTCCATGCTGACGGACGAACACTGTTGATCGCTTCAAGCATCGAACGGGCGAACCCGAACATCTATACGATCGTCGAGATGATGCTTGAAGAACACCTTGACAGCTTCGAACAGGTCAAGGTCGATGAAGTGTTGCTTGGTGACGAGACGATTGCCCGGATGGCGATCCTCGCATCCCATCATCCCGGCGTGACGAAGGTCGTGACGAATTTGTTGACGAAGGATGGTGAAGGGATGTTCTCGATTCCGACACGACCGGAATGGGCGACATACCGCGATGCGTTTCATGCCTTGCTAGAAGAAGGCGTCACGATTCTATCCGACGGGAAGCGGCTTGATTTGAACCAACGTCTCGACGAAACGATTCCGAAAAACGGAACGCTGATCGTCTTATGTTCGGAGGAAACCGCCCAACGAATCGGAGCAATTTAA
- a CDS encoding S8 family peptidase encodes MKKQLALLTLATIVAMPTSAFAQSQYVQYDPTFTEQQKQEWLANQGLTEIRALKQKGFSLVEPLAHLEEEDIDADLIPITDVKKATDSAQFQQTYLDQSRIPAYWKYSRGKSDVRVAIIDDAIDTKHREFKDVIYKTTTISGIRKPDDHGTHVAGIVGAREDGQGIVGVASGVKLIGADVFDGEYAGSIDIGDGILYAIEQGADVINLSLGQYEYDPYMESAIKKAEAKNILVVGAAGNDGKGKVLFPGSMSQVVAVGSVGTLGRASTFSNYGKGLNIMAPGEGVYSTIVGNKYGYLDGTSMATPVVSGVLALAKSKNPFVSNTTMRSKLYAAATKKSGDTKSHYGTGRLNAGILATLPAPISKISLPSTVKPNQLFSFYFDEYASAKTTTRLYKDGKVVKTFTQSNLTNGTHKFTYKLKEKGAYKLVFTTTGGRHTRTVERLLTVK; translated from the coding sequence ATGAAAAAGCAACTTGCACTACTCACGCTAGCGACAATCGTCGCCATGCCAACGTCTGCTTTCGCGCAGTCTCAATATGTACAATACGACCCAACTTTTACAGAACAACAAAAACAAGAATGGTTGGCGAATCAGGGGTTGACCGAAATTCGTGCCTTGAAACAAAAAGGATTCTCTCTCGTCGAGCCACTTGCACATCTCGAGGAAGAGGATATCGACGCTGATTTGATTCCAATCACGGACGTCAAAAAAGCGACGGATTCTGCCCAGTTCCAGCAAACGTACCTCGATCAGTCACGGATTCCGGCTTACTGGAAGTACAGCCGTGGGAAATCGGATGTTCGTGTTGCGATCATCGATGACGCGATCGATACGAAACACCGTGAGTTCAAGGATGTCATCTATAAAACGACGACGATTTCCGGGATTCGCAAACCAGATGATCACGGGACACATGTCGCGGGGATTGTCGGGGCGCGTGAAGACGGTCAAGGAATCGTCGGTGTCGCTTCGGGTGTCAAACTGATAGGGGCGGACGTCTTTGACGGAGAATATGCCGGGTCGATCGATATCGGCGACGGTATTTTGTATGCCATCGAGCAAGGGGCAGATGTCATCAATCTGTCGCTCGGACAATATGAATACGATCCCTATATGGAGTCCGCGATCAAAAAAGCAGAGGCGAAAAATATCCTCGTTGTCGGCGCAGCCGGGAACGACGGGAAGGGGAAAGTCCTTTTCCCGGGCTCGATGAGTCAAGTCGTTGCCGTCGGATCAGTCGGGACGCTCGGTCGTGCCTCGACGTTCTCGAACTACGGCAAAGGACTCAACATCATGGCGCCGGGTGAAGGGGTTTACTCGACGATCGTCGGGAATAAATACGGCTACTTGGACGGAACGTCGATGGCGACACCAGTCGTCAGCGGTGTACTGGCACTCGCAAAATCGAAGAATCCGTTCGTCTCGAACACGACGATGCGCAGTAAGTTATATGCGGCAGCGACGAAAAAATCAGGCGATACGAAGTCGCATTACGGAACGGGTCGCTTGAACGCCGGAATCTTGGCGACGTTACCAGCACCGATCTCGAAGATCTCGTTGCCGTCAACGGTCAAGCCGAATCAGCTGTTTTCATTCTATTTCGATGAGTACGCGAGTGCGAAGACGACGACACGTCTCTATAAGGACGGGAAGGTCGTCAAGACGTTCACGCAATCGAACTTAACGAACGGAACGCATAAGTTTACGTATAAGTTGAAAGAGAAGGGGGCGTATAAGCTCGTCTTTACGACGACCGGCGGACGCCATACGCGGACCGTTGAACGACTCCTGACAGTGAAATAA
- a CDS encoding THUMP domain-containing class I SAM-dependent RNA methyltransferase, translated as MAKRLVIATAAMGIEALVAKEVRALGYECTVEDGKVYIDCEMEDIPRLNMWLRTADRIKLVVAEFRATTFEKLFDQVKALPWHELMPWDANFIVNGRSVKSKLFSIRDCQKITEKAIVSHMQEQYNKGTEWLPKTGASYPVEVALLKDIATLTIDTSGDALHKRGYREFHSAAPLKETMAAAMLMLTNWKPDMPLYDVFTGSGTLAIEAAMIGRNIAPGINREFVSQEWKCIPKKAWFDAINEANEKAEWDKPLKIYASDVDPEMVKLAKTNAELADVRDAINVMQRDAADFKPKEDFGVIIGNPPYGERLEDAREVHQLYRKIGTAYKEFPYYSVYMITSYVEFEKAYGRPATKRRKLYNGNIEVQFYQYYGLRRKRPQA; from the coding sequence ATGGCAAAACGCTTAGTCATCGCGACAGCGGCGATGGGAATCGAAGCGCTCGTCGCAAAAGAAGTCCGTGCGTTAGGATATGAATGTACGGTCGAGGACGGAAAGGTCTACATCGATTGTGAGATGGAGGACATTCCCCGTTTGAACATGTGGCTCCGGACAGCGGACCGGATCAAACTCGTCGTCGCTGAGTTCCGCGCGACGACATTCGAAAAACTGTTCGATCAAGTCAAGGCACTGCCGTGGCACGAATTGATGCCGTGGGATGCGAATTTCATCGTCAACGGTCGTTCGGTCAAGTCGAAGCTGTTCTCGATCCGTGACTGTCAGAAGATCACCGAGAAAGCGATCGTCTCGCACATGCAAGAACAGTACAACAAAGGAACGGAATGGTTGCCGAAGACAGGCGCGAGCTATCCGGTCGAAGTTGCTTTGTTAAAAGACATCGCGACATTAACGATCGATACGTCAGGCGACGCATTGCACAAACGTGGCTACCGTGAGTTCCATTCAGCAGCCCCACTGAAAGAAACGATGGCAGCAGCGATGTTGATGCTGACGAACTGGAAGCCGGATATGCCGCTCTACGACGTCTTCACCGGTTCAGGTACACTGGCGATCGAAGCAGCGATGATCGGGCGTAATATCGCACCAGGGATCAACCGCGAGTTCGTCTCACAGGAATGGAAATGCATTCCGAAGAAGGCATGGTTCGATGCGATCAACGAAGCGAACGAAAAAGCAGAGTGGGACAAACCATTGAAGATTTACGCAAGCGATGTCGATCCAGAGATGGTCAAGCTCGCGAAAACAAACGCAGAACTCGCAGACGTCCGCGATGCAATCAACGTCATGCAACGCGACGCAGCAGACTTCAAACCGAAGGAAGACTTCGGTGTCATCATCGGGAACCCGCCGTATGGGGAACGTTTGGAGGACGCACGTGAAGTCCATCAGCTGTATCGCAAGATTGGAACGGCGTACAAAGAATTCCCATACTACAGCGTCTACATGATCACGTCGTATGTTGAGTTTGAAAAAGCGTACGGTCGCCCAGCGACGAAACGCCGGAAGCTCTATAACGGGAATATTGAAGTTCAATTTTATCAGTACTATGGTTTGCGTCGGAAACGTCCGCAGGCTTAA